The nucleotide window TTTGTATGATGTCTTGATCAACCATAGTACCACTATCAGCTAAGATTCCTTTCAAACCTACACGCGTAAGAAATTCGAACTGACACATAGGACTAGTAAAATATACGGTATTTGCAGATAATTGGGGTGAAAGTACGACATAATCGCTTAAATTACGCTTCGCACTAGTGCTTTCAGGTACAGCGTGGCTAGCTGGCACGTATTCCTATTCATAGAATCTAGAGCACAATAAACATTCGAGTGTGGTAGATgctaaaaaatacacattaaatATCGAGGGAAAACTTAGCTGGGCTGTTTTCTCGCCATTCAAACCGCAAACGTGGCAATCTTGGGCCGGGAATGGGCGCCGTTCACTGAATGCAACGTCAGTACAAGGGCTATCATTTCATCAGGTTCTCCCGACATCATTTACTGACAAATATATTAAGATTTCATAACCTATCTAGCATACGACAGAGCCAGTGTTGAGCAGAGTCTTGTGACTAAAATGATTGCGGAGATTTAAGACGGATTGGGGAAGATGATGCACATCAATGTAAAATTCAAAGCCACTCTCCATTTTACTCACCCCTGCCGCCATCTTcaggagagaaagaaagaaagatggCGCGACCTGATGACGTATTTACGCAGACGCGCACGATCAAGACGTTTCACTTTCGAAAGCGTATGAAGGCAAAAAAGGTTTTCTTTAAAGGTATacatttatttagaaaaaaaatcgtatgCATATAAAATTTGTCTTACATaatgatgaaagaaaaaaacaaaacccacaaattatttttttaaaatttattactGCCTCTAAGCCACATAAAAAATagttagtgtaaaaaaaaacatggtcacTACACTACAACAACAGTAATAACTACTCTACTTAATCCACTCTCCAAAGCTGTTTAGCTCACgagacctaaaaaaaacagcaaaaatattttcagtcacAATTACTATGATAGTAAAAGAGTGAACTTGTGGAGTACAACTCACCGAGATAGTCATCCATGAGTGATCCAAtagcaaactgaaaaaaaaacatttaaaaatgttatcactGGTTTAGTGCAGGCATGCAAGTAAGGCATTGCATAGtgtacattatatttttttttgaaaggaaataatACATACGATATCATTTTTGTCGACTCTCGTTCCCACAATCTTTAGCCTGATCTCATCATCTTGCTGGATCACAATGTActggagaacaaaaaaatggatataacTACAATCGGCACTGAAAAGTTGCAATATGGATATAAACTAAAGGTGTTGGGTTTGTCACAAAATGGTGCAATCATATTATCGGACACTTTTTGATCTTTACGTAATCACAACAGATAGTTTCAGTTTTACCTCATCAACGGTCTTGTAACATGGTGGATTAGAATTGGGATCAAACTCCATTTCTGAAGGGATGGACTGTAAAAAGAATCATCCTATTAGATCACACTGGATAATGTTTGGTTTGCAAACGGTGgcaaaataaaagtgaaagCAGACTCACGTGACGGGAGATGAAACATGACATGGGTCCAATTTCTGTGAACAAACCAACCTAGAACAACAGCAACAGAATGACTAATAGAAACAACATTTAAGCATGTGGttcattaaaacattacaaattTAATGTCAACATTTCATTTTATACATCAGCAAACTCATTCATGACCAAGGGTAAGATCAAGGCTTCATCTATAATgggatatggatatatatttttaaggacaaaatacatctaagaaataaaaagaaaagcaatgaaatCATTTCACCTTGTTAACCTGAGTCACTACAGCATCCACCACTTCACCTTTAAATGGCCGAAAGACAATTGCCTTGTACTTGACGGGGTACAAAACAAATCCTCTACCCGGTTGGATGACTCCTGCACCGATGTTGTCAATAGTAGTGACAGCGATGACAAAACCATACCTAAAAGAGAAGCATGAATAATTGCAACGCATTTCGGTGTGTTATCCTTATTCGTTTTGCGTTATGTTTGTTGGTGCTCCCCATTTCCTAGCACTAACAATGCAGTATTACTCAGGATGGACATACGTTTAACCCAAAATAACCGTTTGGTTTCATAATGTTGTGTATCAACTTACTTTCCGGTACAAGTACCCTCCACTTCAGTAAAAAGCTTCTGTTTT belongs to Stigmatopora argus isolate UIUO_Sarg chromosome 9, RoL_Sarg_1.0, whole genome shotgun sequence and includes:
- the polr2g gene encoding DNA-directed RNA polymerase II subunit RPB7 — protein: MFYHISLEHEILLHPRYFGPNLLNTVKQKLFTEVEGTCTGKYGFVIAVTTIDNIGAGVIQPGRGFVLYPVKYKAIVFRPFKGEVVDAVVTQVNKVGLFTEIGPMSCFISRHSIPSEMEFDPNSNPPCYKTVDEYIVIQQDDEIRLKIVGTRVDKNDIFAIGSLMDDYLGLVS